One window of the Lacerta agilis isolate rLacAgi1 chromosome 17, rLacAgi1.pri, whole genome shotgun sequence genome contains the following:
- the SNAP29 gene encoding synaptosomal-associated protein 29, whose protein sequence is MSAYSKSYNPFDEDEDEDLKPVKWNESNEPPREGAERQRYLQQEVLRRSQATVDSSNRALSLVYESEHIGVAASEELTRQGEVLKRSERMVDKMDQDLKTSQRHINSIKSVFGGFVNYFKAKPQEIKIEQNGAAEYQASNKLKEAISISKEQESKYQESHPNLRKLDNSEHSSTGTSSESSFPPDSYPRNQHLRAYHQKVDNNLDEMSSGLGRLKNLALGLQSEIDEQDEILDRLTTKVGTLDINIKSTDKKIKEL, encoded by the exons ATGTCGGCTTACTCAAAAAGCTACAATCCTTTTGACGAAGATGAGGACGAGGACTTAAAGCCAGTCAAGTGGAATGAAAGTAATGAGCCCCCTAGGGAAGGGGCGGAGAGACAGAGGTACCTGCAGCAAGAAGTCCTGAGGCGGTCCCAGGCCACTGTGGACAGCAGCAACCGCGCCCTGTCCCTCGTTTATGAGTCTGAGCATATTGGCGTAGCTGCATCAGAG GAGCTCACACGGCAAGGCGAGGTACTGAAGCGCAGCGAACGAATGGTGGATAAGATGGATCAAGATCTGAAAACAAGTCAGAGACACATCAACAGCATTAAGAGTGTGTTTGGTGGCTTTGTGAATTACTTCAAAGCCAAGCCACAGGAGATCAAGATTGAGCAGAACGGGGCTGCCGAATACCAAGCGAGCAACAA ATTGAAAGAAGCCATATCCATTAGCAAAGAACAGGAGTCAAAGTACCAGGAGAGTCATCCAAACCTACGAAAGTTGGATAATTCAG AGCATAGTTCCACTGGAACCAGTTCAGAGTCTTCGTTCCCACCTGATAGTTACCCAAGGAATCAACACCTCCGAGCTTACCATCAGAAAGTCGATAACAACTTAG ATGAAATGTCCTCTGGGCTGGGCCGCCTGAAAAACCTCGCTCTTGGCCTACAGTCTGAAATTGACGAGCAGGATGAAATTCTGGATCGCCTCACCACAAAGGTGGGGACTCTGGACATCAATATTAAAAGCACGGACAAAAAGATCAAGGAGCTTTAA